The Arachis hypogaea cultivar Tifrunner chromosome 19, arahy.Tifrunner.gnm2.J5K5, whole genome shotgun sequence genome has a window encoding:
- the LOC112779863 gene encoding uncharacterized protein — protein sequence MESNNNNSSSSMKLGSFLIPDMQNHSERSIGSQKGWNSERVVLNQTSRIRRHSGLTSFNSGRRTMPSKWDDAERWICSPVSGYGSSSNNNRNSYSRSQLQRHPKSKSGPIMPPGTSSSSYYSNYSPTIPLRQGLLVRNLMVGSSFTTGVLAPDALSLHHFDAHDNDFGHRFDIGNVMQPCSTGAVLNDNNGVLAPMWNQLLCDPSSPNSQDENPKNEENRIMSPFSRRDHGTQMSPPENEDDANSSPTSAMDQKNGHSGKLEVRDVEVDSEATVIRWPKGHATKLTSFQESNSEIQTSCSDIAKSTMDITKIQKEEAKIVAWESQQKAKAEATIRKLEMKLEKKRSSSMDKILNKLRRAQMKAEKMRSSIAMPQKQEQGQQGKQNSKLLKVFHYQIIFSYGLQADALALLITDSPHICISKILRAQKKINH from the exons ATGGAGAGTAATAATAATAACTCTAGTTCCTCCATGAAACTGGGCTCATTTCTAATCCCAGATATGCAAAATCATAGTGAAAGAAGCATCGGGAGCCAAAAGGGATGGAATTCAGAGAGAGTAGTGTTGAATCAAACAAGCAGAATCAGAAGGCATTCTGGTTTGACATCATTCAACagtggaagaagaacaatgcCTTCTAAATGGGATGATGCTGAGAGATGGATTTGTAGCCCAGTTTCAGGCTAtggcagcagcagcaacaacaacagaaaCTCATATTCACGATCACAACTTCAAAGGCATCCAAAATCAAAGAGTGGTCCAATTATGCCTCCaggaacatcatcatcatcctacTACTCGAACTATTCACCTACAATTCCACTGCGCCAAGGCTTGCTTGTGAGGAACTTGATGGTTGGTTCATCTTTCACAACAGGAGTCTTGGCACCAGATGCTCTctctcttcatcattttgatgcgCATGACAATGATTTTGGTCACCGTTTTGATATCGGCAATGTTATGCAACCATGTTCTACTGGTGCGGTGCTCAATGACAACAATGGTGTTCTGGCTCCCATGTGGAATCAATTGTTATGTGACCCATCTTCGCCTAATTCTCAAG ATGAGAACCCTAAGAATGAGGAGAACCGCATAATGTCACCTTTCTCAAGACGTGATCACGGTACCCAGATGAGCCCTCCGGAGAATGAGGACGATGCGAATTCATCGCCGACATCAGCCATGGATCAGAAAAATGGACATTCTGGTAAATTAGAGGTTAGAGATGTTGAGGTTGATAGTGAGGCCACTGTTATTAGGTGGCCTAAAGGTCATGCAACAAAGCTCACCTCCTTTCAAGAAAGTAATAGTGAAATCCAAACTTCATGTTCAGATATTGCAAAGTCCACCATGGACATAACCAA GATTCAGAAAGAGGAAGCCAAAATCGTTGCATGGGAAAGCCAACAGAAGGCAAAGGCTGAAGCAACAATACGCAAACTCGAG ATGAAACTGGAAAAGAAGAGATCGTCATCAATGGATAAGATTCTAAACAAGCTGAGAAGGGCGCAGATGAAAGCTGAAAAGATGAGAAGTTCAATAGCAATGCCTCAAAAACAAGAACAAGGACAACAGGGCAAGCAGAATTCCAAGCTTCTCAAGGTTTTTCATTACCAAATTATATTCAGTTATGGTCTCCAAGCAGATGCTTTAGCACTTTTGATCACTGATTCACCCCATATATGCATATCAAAAATACTACgtgcacaaaaaaaaatcaatcactaa
- the LOC112779864 gene encoding heterogeneous nuclear ribonucleoprotein 1 isoform X1: protein MEQRKLVVLGIPWDVDTEGLREYMSKYGELEDCIVMKERSTGRSRGFGYVTFASVDDAKDVLSGEHVLGNRMLEVKVATPKEEMRAPAKKVTRIFVARIPQSVTEASFRSHFEKYGDITDLYMPKDQGSKMHRGIGFITFASADSVESLMAETHELGGSTVVVDRATPKDDDFKPVGRMPQGGYGAYNAYISAATRYAALGAPTLYDHPGPVFGRGEPSRGIGKKIFVGRLPPEATSEDLRQYFGRFGRILDVYVPRDPKRSGHRGFGFVTFAEDGVADRVSRRPHEICGQQVALDSATPVDDASPSGNFMMNGVGSFGGYGGPMRTYGRMYGSLDFDDWGYGIPSGRPSRADWRYRPY from the exons ATGGAGCAGCGAAAGCTTGTG GTTTTGGGTATTCCATGGGACGTGGACACTGAGGGCTTGAGGGAATACATGAGCAAGTACGGTGAATTGGAAGATTGTATTGTCATGAAG GAGCGATCAACTGGACGATCTCGTGGATTTGGATATGTTACATTTGCTTCGGTGGATGATGCTAAG GATGTTCTATCAGGTGAACATGTTCTTGGCAACAGGATGCTGGAGGtcaaagtggccacaccaaag GAGGAGATGAGAGCACCAGCCAAAAAAGTAACCAGAATATTTGTAGCCAGGATTCCACAATCAGTAACAGAAGCATCTTTTAGAAG TCATTTTGAGAAATATGGTGATATAACAGATCTGTACATGCCAAAG GATCAAGGATCAAAAATGCATCGTGGAATTGGTTTTATCACCTTTGCAAGTGCAG ATTCTGTCGAGAGTTTGATGGCAGAAACCCACGAACTGGGAGGTTCTACCGTGGTGGTTGATCGAGCTACACCCAAG GATGATGACTTCAAGCCAGTAGGCAGGATGCCACAGGGAGGGTATGGTGCATATAATGCTTATATTTCTGCAGCAACTAGATATGCAGCACTTGGTGCTCCTACTTTGTATGATCATCCAGGCCCAGTCTTCGGAA GGGGAGAACCATCTCGTGGAATCGGTAAGAAGATTTTTGTTGGCCGACTTCCCCCAGAGGCAACTTCTGAGGATCTTCGTCAATATTTTGGAAGATTTGGCCGTATTTTAGATGTTTATGTTCCCAGG GATCCTAAGAGATCAGGTCATAGAGGTTTTGGATTTGTTACTTTTGCTGAAGATGGTGTAGCAGATCGTGTCTCACGAAGGCCTCATGAAATTTGTGGACAACAA GTAGCATTAGATTCAGCCACACCTGTTGATGATGCAAGTCCGAGTGGGAATTTTATGATGAATGGTGTGGGTTCTTTTGGGGGTTATGGAGGTCCTATGCGAACTTATGGGAGGATGTATGGTAGCCTGGACTTCGATGAT tGGGGTTATGGAATTCCCAGTGGGAGGCCATCAAGAGCAGATTGGAGGTATAGACCATACTAG
- the LOC112779864 gene encoding heterogeneous nuclear ribonucleoprotein 1 isoform X2 encodes MEQRKLVVLGIPWDVDTEGLREYMSKYGELEDCIVMKERSTGRSRGFGYVTFASVDDAKDVLSGEHVLGNRMLEVKVATPKEEMRAPAKKVTRIFVARIPQSVTEASFRSHFEKYGDITDLYMPKDQGSKMHRGIGFITFASADSVESLMAETHELGGSTVVVDRATPKDDDFKPVGRMPQGGYGAYNAYISAATRYAALGAPTLYDHPGPVFGRGEPSRGIGKKIFVGRLPPEATSEDLRQYFGRFGRILDVYVPRVALDSATPVDDASPSGNFMMNGVGSFGGYGGPMRTYGRMYGSLDFDDWGYGIPSGRPSRADWRYRPY; translated from the exons ATGGAGCAGCGAAAGCTTGTG GTTTTGGGTATTCCATGGGACGTGGACACTGAGGGCTTGAGGGAATACATGAGCAAGTACGGTGAATTGGAAGATTGTATTGTCATGAAG GAGCGATCAACTGGACGATCTCGTGGATTTGGATATGTTACATTTGCTTCGGTGGATGATGCTAAG GATGTTCTATCAGGTGAACATGTTCTTGGCAACAGGATGCTGGAGGtcaaagtggccacaccaaag GAGGAGATGAGAGCACCAGCCAAAAAAGTAACCAGAATATTTGTAGCCAGGATTCCACAATCAGTAACAGAAGCATCTTTTAGAAG TCATTTTGAGAAATATGGTGATATAACAGATCTGTACATGCCAAAG GATCAAGGATCAAAAATGCATCGTGGAATTGGTTTTATCACCTTTGCAAGTGCAG ATTCTGTCGAGAGTTTGATGGCAGAAACCCACGAACTGGGAGGTTCTACCGTGGTGGTTGATCGAGCTACACCCAAG GATGATGACTTCAAGCCAGTAGGCAGGATGCCACAGGGAGGGTATGGTGCATATAATGCTTATATTTCTGCAGCAACTAGATATGCAGCACTTGGTGCTCCTACTTTGTATGATCATCCAGGCCCAGTCTTCGGAA GGGGAGAACCATCTCGTGGAATCGGTAAGAAGATTTTTGTTGGCCGACTTCCCCCAGAGGCAACTTCTGAGGATCTTCGTCAATATTTTGGAAGATTTGGCCGTATTTTAGATGTTTATGTTCCCAGG GTAGCATTAGATTCAGCCACACCTGTTGATGATGCAAGTCCGAGTGGGAATTTTATGATGAATGGTGTGGGTTCTTTTGGGGGTTATGGAGGTCCTATGCGAACTTATGGGAGGATGTATGGTAGCCTGGACTTCGATGAT tGGGGTTATGGAATTCCCAGTGGGAGGCCATCAAGAGCAGATTGGAGGTATAGACCATACTAG